In one window of Chitinophagales bacterium DNA:
- a CDS encoding DUF1080 domain-containing protein gives MVKIFRVMLFSLSGIINSAAVFCQTNTQTNFVSIFNGRNLDGWYGDTTYWRVEDSALTGEVKPNNLLQHNSFIIWRGGMPADFELKGQFRISAEGNSGINYRSEEVKGIPYALRGYQADIDGQNWYTGQNYEERKRTTLAYIGQKTTVNTCMEQTSLEAISKRVRNNAWTCVNQTASLGSADSLTAGLLPNQWHDFHLIVRGNRMQHYINGRLMSDVTDDDTVNRSEKGLIGVQVHVGPAMKVQYKHLQLKQYK, from the coding sequence ATGGTAAAGATTTTTCGTGTAATGCTGTTTAGTCTGTCTGGCATCATCAATAGTGCTGCTGTTTTTTGTCAGACGAATACACAAACAAATTTTGTCTCTATTTTCAATGGCCGTAACCTAGATGGCTGGTATGGTGATACCACTTATTGGCGGGTAGAAGACAGTGCTTTAACGGGAGAGGTAAAACCGAATAATCTTCTTCAGCACAACTCATTTATTATTTGGCGTGGCGGTATGCCGGCAGACTTTGAGCTGAAAGGGCAATTCAGGATCAGTGCTGAAGGTAATTCAGGGATTAATTACAGGAGTGAGGAAGTGAAAGGCATACCCTATGCTTTAAGAGGTTATCAGGCAGATATTGACGGACAAAACTGGTACACAGGACAGAACTATGAAGAACGAAAACGTACCACATTGGCCTATATCGGTCAGAAGACCACCGTCAATACATGTATGGAGCAAACTTCTTTGGAAGCTATTAGTAAGCGTGTTCGTAACAATGCCTGGACTTGTGTAAATCAGACTGCGTCTTTAGGAAGTGCAGATAGTTTAACTGCTGGTTTATTGCCTAATCAGTGGCATGATTTCCACCTGATTGTACGCGGTAATCGTATGCAACACTATATCAATGGCCGACTAATGAGTGATGTAACTGATGATGATACGGTTAACCGAAGCGAAAAGGGATTAATTGGGGTACAAGTACATGTTGGTCCGGCCATGAAAGTGCAGTATAAGCACCTCCAATTAAAGCAATACAAATAA